Genomic DNA from Lactuca sativa cultivar Salinas chromosome 8, Lsat_Salinas_v11, whole genome shotgun sequence:
TGGGTTTTGGTTTTGTTTGATTTAAAAAAGTAGAAGAAATACAAATACATGCAGGAGCCTGTTGCTTTCATGGGTGGGATGTTTGCAGGGCTTCTGAGGCTGGATTTGAATGAAGATCCGCTCAAGGAATGGATTGGCAGGACTGTGGAAGCCTCTGGGATGTCTACAGACGAAGAAGGAGAAGACGAATCTGATCCTATCAAAAAATCACAAGAATCCCCCCAGCAGATACAGATTGAATAGATATTGATATTCCGGTGTGTAAATCAAACATTATAAATCACTTCTTAAATCTCAACTACTATAAATCAATggtgtatgtgtatgtgtctttCTTGTCAAACGTGactcgaatatatatatatatatatatatatatatatatatatatatatatatatatatatatatatatatatatatatatatatatatatatatatatatatataggggaaggTTCATGCGAAAACAAGAAAAACCTATGATATTGTGTCACCTCAAcattatattttggaaaataattcatctaaactttgaaatacatgatgataatcgatgatagatgagaaattgtttcatattagcaaagtatgatttttaacatttttattataaaaacataaatttaaaaatgattaacgacgtgaaaaaaattattaaaactgTCTTTAAATTTATATTAACATAACACCATCTAATGTAAACTTTatatctttaatttattgctaataaatttatttttttatagtacATGTGTTTGATTTTCATAAGATAAAATTTGTTTTCGTGTTTTCGCAAGATATTTATATTTTCgcatgaacctatatatatatatatatatatatatatatatatatatatatatatatatatatatatatatatatatatatatatatatatataggctcatgcgaaaatataattatcttgcgaaaacagattttatcttatgaaaatcaaacacatgtactataaaaaaaaagtaattaatgcatattaaatgctaaaaatgtaattaatatccattatattttcaacatgtaatatgcattaattattttcttaaaataactaaaatgattggtacaaaatcaatcatacatgcacacaatagatagtgaaaacaaaataacctaaccataggttattctattcaaactaattattgtgttattgtattcaTAAATATGGGCCAATGAgtttacttattttaaaaaaatgattaatacatattattgaattaaaaataatcgaaaaataccatctaatttaactagaagggtattttaaTCAATTAACATAAATTTAATAAAGGAagtttgcatattttaagggatcatagattctattaattttaaaaatttgattttacgaattattaggtttttaattcggatattctgacagaatatgtttgaatatattcaaaaataaaaaaattcttgaccataaaataataaaaatatttttctagtagaataacaaattctcgaACCAACaattgaagtaataaagatgatgcatgattccgggacagaatcatcctaaggggtagagaattgtaacgcccgggtttcagggctaagcatttttgacaatgtaatattctaggtcaactcttgtaactctttttgaagtaataaagatgaaatatttgagtattatgtgaattatgtgtatttatgttcttattatttaattataaatgtataatcaataaagaataaaaataagcgccaaaattaaagtgttagataagcccgatatttttttataaagttgtagtggtcgaaacaaggattccggggatataaagaacgccgaaatccaaggtataacgaagaagttatgacccatcgaagtttcgcgacagaaccagcacgataccgggaaacgtaaatatcgaatttatgatagagcgagatttagccttagcgatctaaacgaaagtcgtagaatatgttaaactaagagcgtcgataaaaaagaactctcaaatctgacttcgtatgaagaagttatgattttttgaagtttccaattagcagtgtacaacccgaaattcgaataatagatcgagcggtttttagctggcacgacctgaacgagaatcgaagatctcgttaagagtagcgtaacgagaaaaagatgggcgaaaacggacgtcggaggaagaagttatgagaatttaacggaccaatcatgtcccggcctgttaataatataacttttaaaataaagtcaaaattagccaacggagtctaaataaaagttgtagagtacgttcccaccttcgcgtggatataaagaacgtcgaaaacgaagctcgtatgcgaaagttatgatttttagaagtcgagaaggaAAATTGCGAGACTGAGGTGACGTGGCAACATCCGgaccgtccatcgctgatcagacctcgcttcggatcatgccacatagcccctcgcatacgccccgcgtccgaagtcagtacgccccgtgtaccctcgcccttatctcttTCGATGTTGCGAGACAGCTGGATCCAAGTGGCAACCTTATCCGAGCCTTACGCCCAGGGTAGCCaaggactacgcccagcgtaatctgaggcctcgcaggctataaaagggggccgagaATTCCTCATTTTTCACACATTTTTCAATTCTCTCTCtacaatctttctctctctaagtgtccTAAACACTCttaaaccctagggaacctccctagcaccttaaggaagccccgaggctcccggagtcccgagaaaaaagagTCTTCcggtttcgaaacgttgctccaaataaagcccagttttctttaaaatccgctataagtgagctacgcttacacaacttttaatataactttcaaataattatagtaatattattaggtccttaaaataattatttgggctattattatgagttatattgagtgttatttaacgcttatataataataataatagtcagactattaatttgtcgcggttatcgttagactaaaccctagtagtattggtactaggttttatcgaaggaaaattgttttgagagtatcgaagcgttgtccgagtgctgagtcaccacctttcaggtgagtgcatagttactttcagcatacacatagatatgaagtattttatataaattacgtgatatgtgtgcatattatttgaatacttgctatctatgttggatgaacgtttttatacatgttttcaatgatttaaattgtatatgtattttatatctacgaaaatgttggggtaaaacatgggtagatgtaataggtgatgtgtgataaaatgatgagaggcctcgatgttgatgttgttgattctgtcatctagcagagtatggatgacgaccacagactcttctagataatccagtggaacgctagcaggctcgcaacctataggtgtttgtgaacgatgtgttcaccggtgtactccatcccccacatggttgcctttaggacatttattgctgaggaatccccttagcagtagtgtccatcccgatgatgatccttatgttaggtcccttatgataggtgtttagggacgtaaagtgaggataacgggaacgtgtaatcgggttattgttgattgatgaaattaataaacttatttattatgggttgaaaaccctatgtgctcaccaggctccccagcctgacccactcagtttcttgtattacaggtagtggcgcatgagcatagatgtgatgtttggatgagggattacagatataggcctgtagatatgaaataatgtagtaaggcttatattgtattgtttatgcttttgatctgtatcgaacatgacatcccaagtttttttaatgaaatacatttctttggaaatgcttttgataaatctttatcatattttgttttgggacaaattccgcaacacttttatttaaaatgttactctgatttttaaacaaagcataaacaaaataaatcggtcttttctagccgtgaaaatggggatgtcacaactgaaCACTACAAATTATTATCAATCCTTGTTCAATCATAATTTAGAGAGGATTAGCTAGAAGATAAAGCATCACAACCTAAAGCTTCATTGAAAATGGTGTCAGAAAGTTATTTACTTTATTGTTTCATATGTTGATTACGTGTTGATAAGCTGAAGCAAAACCCTAATTACGATTGATTACACGAGAGAGTGAAATAAAAACTTCGAAAAATGGAGGCTGCAAGTTCATCGGGCCGGCGCTGCGATGACGACGACGATACCTCTTGCGCCGGAAATGACACCGAAGCACTGATAACGGAAGGAGTATGGAGATGCAAGAGATCAATGGTGGAATCGATATCATCGAATTGCAATAAACGTCTGATTTGGGAGAATCAGCACACGATACTGATAAGAAGAAGAGGAACATGAAGATGGAgatgatgaagaaggagaagcaggaGGAGATGAATCTTCGATTAAGTTCTCCGAATTGGCGAATTCGATGACCATAGAATCTAGGGCTTCCCAATTTATTGAGTGAGATGAATTCGGAAGTAACGACGACTAGCTTATTTATTTAGGTTAAAAGTAAATACCATGATTATATGGATTATTATTGGAAGTTACTaaacaaattactaaattaccttattcatttatttaattatttaattttttatttgattttgattggtccacatttatgcatacaataacacaataattagtttaaacaaatgaactttgctctctctctctctctctctctctctatatatatatatatatatatatatatatatatatatatatatatatatatatatatatatatatatatatatatatatatatatatatatatatatatatgggaaaaaggGAATATAAGGTTGTAACGTATTTATGCTTGGGTATAGAACCCTTCAAAACCACACCGTTTTGTGATGACGCTGTCGAATCTCGTTCCCCTGTTATACGGTTTCTTTAAAACCACATGTTTTGTAATTATAGATACCTTATTTGATTCCATGTTATTCAATTTCCATAAAAAACTACCTGCTGAGAATTTGATTACGTTGTTTTTTTCTTTCGTTCTTCCCTACCTGCTAATTTTCCCTCTTTTCTTATACCTTCGGTCAAGACTTGTTGATTATTGTGTTTTATATGACCTGCTATTCGGTGCCCTTACTTTTTGATTTCAACAAAGTAACCACCTAATTCGAATTTGACATCATCTTTTTTCTTCTACCTTTCTCTTTGACCTGCATCTATTTCCAAATTCACGTGCATTGGGGTCGGTTTGGGCATTGACTGATAACGAAAATTAGAGAATATTTGAAGCCTCTTGGTTCTTTTTTGGATTCGAAGATATTGAGCAGGAAAGTTGGGAAATTTAAGTCTAATATATTAGCAAACATTTTCACAGGGAATTTCCATTATTTGCTTTCAGTATCTTTAGTAAACATGATGATCTACCGAGTGCACTAGAGGTGCTCGATGATATGTCAAAGAGACAAGTCGTTATATGAGTTATAATGTTCAACCTTTCGTGGGTCCGCTTCAACAAGTCCTGGTTAGAGATTTATCAttcatgtgtatctttacataACCTCATGTATATCTAAAATGAGACATACTATTTATTCTTTTTCTTCCTCTTCCTTTTTGGTACTAGTTAGTGATTGAATGTATCAACCTGAAGTCCTTGGCATCCTCTACATAAAGAGTGAATAAGCACTGATGAATTGGAGATTATAAAACCAATTAGTAGATGGGCTTATGATAAAAAATTTCTTGCAGGTATAACACCGTCTCTATAATGAAAAAACCCACATACACATCAAGATTCTTCGAAAGAGAAAACATAAGATCAAAAGTTCCATCTAAGTTGTGATTTTAGCAGGACATCTATTGCATTCCTAGAAATGTTTATAGTGTTTAGCGAATTGGTACATTcattattgtaatttgttttaatACTTCAATAAAACTTGGTTAATTATTTCCACTTTTTTTTTGTCTCTGGCTGTTTGTAAGTCTGGAATAGCAAACAAGTGACATCATTTTCAAAAACGAAATCGACTTCTGATCTCTCATTGACAATACTATGAGGATATTTGACGtcttgaaagtacattgttatctcgatattttttttataattgtaGAAGTACATAAGTATTCAACATTAATTCACTGAAAGTTATTTGCTTCTAACCCTCGATGTTGGTAATTTTGGAACTTAGTCCATCCATTTTATGTTTTATAAGCTATTAGTTCATATGTGTTCAGTTTTTTTGGCATTTAGTCCATCCTAAGGTCAAAGGGCTAGTGGCCGGAATTATAGGTTCATATACATCACTACCAAGGTTCATATCCTCATCAACATCTTCGGTTGTATCTGTTTGTAATGGATCATCAACAACTTGAGCTTCTAATATCATGGTGTTTTGCATGTCCTGTACCAGATACACAAGGCATCACCTATCAGTAAAAACTCATACTGTATAAACATTGATAAATTGAAAATTATAAAGGGTTAATTCTGTTTCTGTCTTTCTTTCATTGAAAAAAGTGTTACAGATTCATCATATTCAAGATTTcattaatttattcaaaattaACAACAAAATAACATAACACGGGATTGGTATTTTAGTTTTTCTCTAATTTTGGTGTTTGAAATTATTTCTCTTGAACACGTATGGCCCATATTATTATAATCGATACTTTCTTCCATCTTTGACTCACAAAGCTCTAATTTTTGTATTTGAATTAAATCTTTTTCATTGAGCCGCTAAAGATTTAAAACTTAATGGTTTTATGAAGCTTTGCCTCATAAAGCACTTTCAAGAAGCTTTTGGAATTATTGGCTCTACATGTGCTGTGTATATGTTGCAAAATTCATAGAACGTGATGATAATGATAAAaaactaattattattattattatatgatgATCGCATTTGAGGCCGAATGAACGAAAGCAAAACAAAAAGTAAATATATGTATTTCTAAATATCATACTAACGAACAATTGGGAAACAACAATTTTTACCTTAAATCAATTTGATTGTACACAAAGAACTATTTGCCGATTTGACTTGGAGAATTTGTATTGCAGACGATGGGAGTTACGATTACAATTGGTTTAGGGTTTATGATGAGCAATCAATAGAGAAGATTGTTAGCAAAGTTAGAGAAGGAAACAAAGGATATGCATGGAAAAAACCCGTATAAGCTCGGAACATGATTTAGGTTGTGGTTGTTATGTACCTAACCACCTAAACTACACCTAAACTATGTAGTTTTATAGAATatcaaatcaaataatattaaaattcaaTATCTAAAACGAAATCAAATCTTATAAAATAATTTCCCCATATACTCTCGAACATGATATCTTTTTGTTGTAGTTTGGAAACCTAAAACGAAAGAACGAACACCCAATTCATAAAATCAGTTTCCATAATGCtagttttatttttaactttttctttTGGAAAACATGAtgaataaaactaataaaaaaagatAATCCCATTCATTAATAGATACAATAAAAAGGATAATAAACTATATTTCTTACTCCATTTAAGTAGAGACGATCTTGACAGTTTTTCAAAGTGAGGAGTTTTATGATAGGATTTCTCAAACTACGGATTTTTACATCAATAAAAGATTATGTAATTAATTAATTTGGttttttaattaaattgagaCCGTGTGGttttttaaataaaagagtataaattaaaaataatagatTTTTAGTTAAAACTACATCGTTTTAAATtgttctatacctaatattagaTACATAACAGtcacatattcacttttcccatatatatatatatatatatatatatatatatatatatatatatatatatatatatatatatatatatatatatatatatatatatatatatatatatatatatattaacgttttcctttgtttatttatctaaattatttgtttaacttAAAAGAATAACAtgcaatttaattttaataattaatatttttcaatttttttttataattttaaactTCTCATATGTAtagaattatatatttttttctttaaattaatcgatgtaatacatgagtcttacacctagtatatatatatatatatatatatatatatatatatatatatatatatatatatatatatatataatacgttTTTAAAGATTAAAAACCATTTTAAAGGTCTTTATATTTTTGTAAGTGTATCTAGAcctttaaaaacatatttttacatcaaaagactaaactgcacaaatgaTCCCTATGTGGTTATCTGAAAATTATCACTTTGCTCCAAAAAGATTTGAACTAGCACTAGAGGTCcatacttttcattttgttgcaagTTTGGTTTAATTTgcttagggatgagcatatggaccggggaaccggccggaaccggtaccggaacCGAAACCCGATGGAACCGatcgggccgggaccgggacgttatttttgtggatttttggaaccgagaaccggtaggaaccggaaccgatttaacctgaaccggtagaaccggcaaaaaccggaaccgtatgatgctatatttcaaggagcggttccaacatttgaagacacgacaagaaccggtaggaaccgggaaccggtagaaccgccgggccggttcggttcttgattttggccgaagccggttccctggtccggtccggttcgggccggttccggccggttcggtccttttgctcatccctaaatttgctttttacttttttataatgaTGAATTTACCCTTAACTTTTgctttttcagtttttttgtatttatttaaatacttttataattaaaagaaaaataaaaatgaaaatatctCTCTCACAGTTCATATCTTCTACCTGGTTTTTCGAGCATAGGGGTACCTGATTCCATATTCGAACAGTCCTCTAGCTTAATAATGTTACGAGAAGGATCAGGAAGCTCATCTATAAGAACATCAACAACTAAAGGGATAGGAATCGAAGAACTTGAACCAGATTTATCAAATTTGCACTACCCTTCAAACTCAAAAATCAATTTTCTAGGAATTTCACTTCTGTATGAAACTTTTTGACAAGTAATGAAACCGATTTAGGTTGCAAAGGGTCAAAAGGATGATTACAGGCGTCAACAGGAACTAATTTTGAGTCAACAATCAATTTTGCACTTATTTCCCCTTCCGATGTAAGAACATAGAGATTCAGATATGGGGGATACCCTCCatgaataataacaacaactaGATCCACGGAAAGAGGAGAAAAGGGCAGTCAAGACGAGAAGATGAAGGAACCAAGACACCCACCTGAAAGTCAATAACTCACCTCAAAATCTTCACTATCAGATTTTCCCACTCGTTTTTCCAACATCTCATGTTTGATTCGTTAATTTTTCATAAACTATAATCTTGGAGAACACACAAAAGGATTTCGTTATGGGTTTAGGGTTGGTTCATCCGAGAGCCAAGATCATCCTCCTTAAATCCTCTGATTTTGTTTTCGATCAACACAAATCGATTTTGATCTTTGTTTTGAGGTATGAGAATGGAGAGGAAGCAAAAGGGAGGGGCTACCTTTTTTACagtgtgtatatgtgtgtgtttttTAGGAAGATGATGGGTTATGTGTTAGGGGAAGAAGATAGGGTTagtggagagagagagattttcttttttatttttcttttttaattatagaagtgtttaaataaataaaaaaattaaaaaagcaaaagataagggtaaaatagttattataaaaaattcaaagcaaattggaccaaactcgcaataaaatgaaaagtttgggcCTCTGttgctagtccaaacttttttggaccaaaatgacaattttcagctaaccacagggaccatttgtacAGTTTAGTCACATCAAAATCATATTTATAGACTTAAAaacgttattattattattattttttttgtaatttcaatataaatatgttttttttgtattattaatACAAAtacattttttctttttctttttcttttttgtatttttaaagaAGAAATACGTTTTGAAATGTATCTATATATTAAAAAAacgttttaaatttaaatacaatttTCACCGTAAGGGCGTAGATACGCTTGTAAGTATATAAATAcctttaaaaaaatgtattttaaactttaaacacatgttttttacatgtataaa
This window encodes:
- the LOC111915149 gene encoding UPF0426 protein At1g28150, chloroplastic; amino-acid sequence: MSSLSLNPLPSCASSKSVRTVRRKQVRRVSINCTNDFGAKAFFLNPSDERILKKALKEPVAFMGGMFAGLLRLDLNEDPLKEWIGRTVEASGMSTDEEGEDESDPIKKSQESPQQIQIE